From one Montipora capricornis isolate CH-2021 chromosome 10, ASM3666992v2, whole genome shotgun sequence genomic stretch:
- the LOC138018707 gene encoding tigger transposable element-derived protein 4-like — protein MNQVHVLSHHIMASRPSVTGKRKDLSASEKVQVIEYKKENPSAGVRSIAEKFGCSKSQIQSILAKKDEILEHYGANKNAHCKRARLSQLKNVDEATYEWYQKARSKNIPVTGPMLQEKAKQANDKLGDATFKASNGWLDRFKKRYNITSKVISGEAGGVSEETVASWKESLPSILSGYSPANVLNMDETGQFYRALPNRSLAAVSKQCTAGKKSKERVTCAFFVNAAGGSEEPIVIGKSKSPRCFKAIKDRSQLPCSYCSQAKSWMDFNILDEVLSKLNRKLARKQRNVILFLDNAPCHPPDMKGKYDHIKIVFFPANCTSRLQPLDLGITQAFKLKYMKLMLTHVEFDPFEDLDSGELVQVNSLLSDTSPVSESDTPSAFEALEATSTLPTCKELSANWEEEFFSTLSASTSQNSEEDDSDDGIVKITAQPKDVKIKSMKEAMSMLEDVTEYLTDENLTDMANNLSRVLSKVQSTWLAQRLNTATQTKVTNFFK, from the coding sequence ATGAATCAAGTCCACGTGCTAAGTCATCACATCATGGCTTCACGTCCTTCAGTAACGGGTAAAAGAAAAGATTTAAGTGCTTCTGAAAAGGTTCAAGTCATCGagtacaaaaaggaaaatccaaGTGCTGGCGTGCGATCAATTGCTGAGAAGTTTGGTTGCAGCAAATCACAAATTCAGTCTATTCTAGCAAAGAAGGATGAAATATTGGAACATTACGGTGCAAACAAGAATGCACATTGTAAAAGAGCCAGATTATCACAGTTGAAAAATGTAGACGAGGCAACGTACGAGTGGTATCAAAAGGCGAGATCCAAGAACATACCAGTAACCGGACCGATGTTACAAGAAAAAGCCAAACAAGCGAATGACAAGCTTGGAGACGCGACATTCAAAGCGTCTAATGGATGGCTAGACAGATTCAAGAAAAGGTACAATATAACAAGCAAAGTGATCAGTGGCGAAGCAGGAGGCGTTAGTGAAGAAACTGTAGCATCTTGGAAAGAGAGCCTACCGAGTATTTTGAGCGGCTACTCCCCAGCGAATGTCTTAAACATGGACGAGACAGGACAATTTTATCGAGCACTACCAAACAGATCTCTTGCCGCGGTGTCAAAGCAGTGCACCGCGGGGAAAAAATCCAAAGAAAGAGTGACTTGCGCTTTTTTTGTCAATGCAGCAGGCGGAAGTGAAGAACCAATTGTTATTGGAAAATCAAAAAGCCCACGCTGTTTTAAAGCAATCAAGGATAGGTCCCAACTGCCCTGCTCATACTGCAGCCAGGCTAAATCCTGGATGGATTTTAACATCCTCGATGAGGTGCTATCCAAGCTAAACCGGAAATTagcaagaaagcaaagaaatgtgATCTTATTTCTGGACAATGCCCCCTGCCATCCTCCAGATATGAAAGGGAAATACGATCACATCAAGATCGTGTTTTTTCCAGCAAATTGTACGTCTAGATTACAGCCTCTTGATCTCGGTATAACCCAGGCATTTAAACTCAAATACATGAAACTGATGCTGACACACGTTGAATTTGACCCATTCGAGGACCTAGATTCCGGCGAACTCGTGCAGGTGAATTCTTTGTTGAGCGATACCAGTCCCGTGTCTGAATCTGATACACCTTCTGCATTTGAAGCCTTAGAAGCAACTTCCACGCTGCCAACATGCAAAGAGCTAAGCGCTAATTGGGAGGAGGAATTCTTCTCCACTCTATCAGCATCCACCTCCCAGAATTCAGAAGAGGATGACAGCGATGATGGCATAGTTAAGATAACTGCTCAGCCAAAAGatgtcaaaatcaaatcaatgaaagaGGCCATGTCAATGCTCGAAGACGTCACCGAATACCTCACCGATGAAAATCTCACAGACATGGCAAACAACCTTTCCAGGGTCTTATCCAAAGTTCAGTCGACCTGGTTGGCCCAAAGACTGAATACTGCCACTCAAACCAAAGTCACCAACTTTTTTAAATAA